One genomic segment of Tripterygium wilfordii isolate XIE 37 chromosome 9, ASM1340144v1, whole genome shotgun sequence includes these proteins:
- the LOC120006724 gene encoding uncharacterized protein LOC120006724: protein MANCVCCSKPVMAAKSMDDVGFVSTVRIPMMIRVVVRPGTSTSSMSRRNYRVCGVRASMVDSYESSSNFVKRMEQAWLISEQPRPVACSSCNSNGHVECKWCGGTGFFILGDNMLCQVPSRNTSCVICAGKGSTCCSDCKGTGFRAKWLGEPPVPK from the exons aTGGCGAATTGCGTATGTTGCAGTAAGCCTGTGATGGCGGCAAAATCTATGGACGATGTGGGCTTTGTGTCCACTGTGAGAATACCGATGATGATTCGAGTTGTTGTGCGTCCCGGTACATCTACGAGTTCCATGAGCCGGAGGAACTACCGGGTCTGTGGTGTGAGAGCTTCGATGGTTGATTCGTATGAGAGCTCGTCTAATTTCGTTAAGCGCATGGAGCAAGCCTGGCTAATATCTGAG CAACCAAGGCCAGTTGCTTGTTCTTCTTGCAACTCAAATGGGCATGTTGAATGTAAATGGTGTGGAGGTACGGGCTTCTTCATTCTCGGTGATAACATGCTCTGCCAAGTCCCATCCAGAAACACCAGCTGTGTTATTTGTGCAGGAAAG GGATCAACGTGCTGCTCTGACTGTAAGGGAACTGGGTTCCGTGCCAAGTGGTTGGGAGAGCCTCCAGTTCCTAAATAA
- the LOC120006725 gene encoding uncharacterized protein LOC120006725 yields the protein MGHYEHHNQAVEGLLNVFSKANHELSVVQHKLEREFQQTYPDNANPMKLVSRIKKIQEDVTILKEQCLELLAAKQDLIDKAQTSLVSNRNVLQNMQAFTGIPFTSDSDDSSFTNFNQVINEWTTQFRSIAGNERHDSDSENINQLLFSAIVQNN from the exons ATGGGGCATTACGAACACCACAACCAAGCTGTGGAAGGCTTGTTGAACGTGTTCTCCAAAGCTAACCACGAGCTCTCTGTGGTTCAGCACAAGCTCGAGAGAGAGTTCCAACAGACATACCCTGACAAC GCAAATCCAATGAAGCTTGTTTCAAGGATAAAGAAGATACAGGAAGATGTGACAATATTGAAAGAACAGTGTCTTGAACTATTAGCAGCCAAACAG GATTTGATTGATAAGGCACAGACAAGTCTTGTCAGCAATAGAAATGTACTGCAGAACATGCAAGCATTCACGGGCATTCCTTTTACCAGCGATTCTGATGATTCTTCCTTTACCAACTTTAACCAG GTTATCAACGAGTGGACAACTCAATTCAGATCAATAGCAG GGAATGAGAGGCATGATTCAGACTCTGAGAATATCAACCAATTGCTCTTCTCAGCTATAGTTCAAAACAACTGA
- the LOC120005856 gene encoding eukaryotic translation initiation factor 3 subunit B-like yields MADVMIMNEIEATASRLGIDLSQLDLDSIQLPPGEDFGIVSDDEDVYQEDNMDFDTGFGNIIVVDNLPVVPLEKFGKLEVVIRKIYSQIGVIKEDGLWMPLDPETKKTLGYCLIEYNTPQEAELAREKTHGYRLDKSHIFAVNMFDDFDRFMKVPDQWAPPEIVPYTPGENLQEWLTDEKARDQFVIRAGSDTEVLWNDARHLKPDPVYKRSYWTESFVQWSPLGTYLATVHRQGAAVWGGAATFNRLMRYAHPQVKQIDFSPGEKYLVTYSSHEPSNPRDANRVVMNIFDLRTGKVMRDFKGSADDFAIGGAGVVTGVSWPIFRWGGREDKYFARLGKNMISVYETETFSLVDKKSLKVENVLDFSWSPTDPIIALFVPELGGGNQPARVSLVQIPSKEELRQKNLFSVSDCKMYWQSNGDYLAVKVDRYTKTKKSTYTGFELFRIKERDIPIEVLELDNKNDKIIAFAWEPKGHRFAVIHGDSPRPDVSFYSMRTAHHTGRISKLATLKGKQANALFWSPTGRFIILAGLRGFNGQLEFFDVDELETMATTEHFMATDIEWDPTGRYVATAVTSVHEMENGFNIWSFNGKLLYRILKDHFFQFLWRPRPPSFLSPEKEEEIAKNLKKYSKKYEAEDQDVSMLLSEQDREKRRMLKDEWDKWVSEWKHLHEEEKLARQKLRDGEASDEEEEYEDKEVQVEEVLDISEEIVSSEYEQV; encoded by the exons ATGGCAGACGTTATGATAATGAACGAGATCGAGGCCACGGCGTCTCGGCTCGGTATTGATCTTTCCCAATTGGATCTGGATTCTATTCAGCTTCCTCCGGGAGAGGACTTCGGCATCGTTAG TGATGACGAAGATGTTTACCAAGAGGACAACATGGATTTCGACACTGGATTTGGGAACATTATTGTTGTTGATAATCTCCCAGTTGTTCCCTTGGAAAAATTTGGAAAGCTTGAAGTAGTTATTCGCAAAATCTATAGCCAGATTGGTGTGATTAAGGAAGACGGCCTTTGGATGCCTCTTGATCCTGAGACCAAGAAAACTTTAGGTTACTGCCTCATTGAGTATAACACCCCTCAG GAAGCAGAGCTTGCCAGGGAGAAGACACATGGGTACAGGTTGGATAAGTCCCATATTTTCGCTGTCAACATGTTTGATGACTTTGATAGGTTCATGAAGGTTCCAGATCAGTGGGCTCCTCCAGAAATTGTGCCATATACTCCAGGG GAAAACCTTCAAGAGTGGCTGACTGATGAAAAAGCTCGAGATCAGTTTGTAATTCGTGCTGGTTCAGATACTGAAGTTCTATGGAATGATGCAAGACATCTAAAGCCTGACCCTGTGTATAAGCGTTCT TACTGGACtgaaagttttgtgcaatggtCCCCTCTTGGGACTTACCTGGCAACAGTTCACAGACAGGGTGCTGCTGTCTGGGGAGGTGCAGCTACTTTTAATCGCCTAATGCGCTATGCCCATCCTCAG GTTAAACAAATTGACTTTTCTCCTGGAGAGAAATACTTGGTGACCTACAGCAGCCATGAACCGAGCAATCCACGTGATGCAAAT AGGGTTGTGATGAACATTTTTGACTTGAGGACTGGGAAAGTAATGAGAGATTTTAAGGGAAGTGCTGATGATTTTGCAATTGGAGGAGCTGGGGTTGTAACAGGAGTGTCATGGCCTATTTTCAG GTGGGGTGGAAGAGAAGACAAGTATTTTGCTAGACTTGGGAAAAATATGATTTCTGTTTATGAAACTGAGACCTTCAGCCTTGTTGACAAGAAATCCTTGAAGGTTGAAAACGTCTTGGACTTTAGTTGGTCTCCCACTGACCCCATTATCGCTCTGTTTGTCCCTGAACTTGGTGGTGGGAATCAGCCGGCCAGG GTGAGTCTTGTCCAAATTCCAAGCAAAGAAGAATTGAGGCAAAAGAATCTTTTCAGTGTTAGTGATTGTAAGATGTACTGGCAAAGCAATGGGGACTACCTCGCTGTTAAAGTTGATCgctatacaaaaacaaaaaagagcacTTACACTGGTTTTGAGCTTTTCCGAATAAAAGAACGGGACATTCCCATTGAAGTTTTGGAGCTTGACAATAAGAATGACAAGATCATTGCATTTGCATGGGAGCCGAAAGGCCACAGGTTTGCCGTTATTCATGGTGATAGCCCAAGACCTGATGTGAGTTTTTACTCGATGCGAACTGCTCACCATACAGGCCGCATTTCAAAACTTGCTACTCTTAAGGGCAAACAGGCAAATGCTCTTTTCTGGTCTCCAACTGGTCGCTTCATAATTCTCGCTGGACTCAGAGGTTTCAATGGACAGCTGGAATTTTTTGATGTTGATGAGCTTGAAACAATGGCTACAACTGAGCATTTTATGGCAACAGATATTGAATGGGATCCTACGGGGAG GTATGTAGCAACGGCAGTTACATCAGTGCATGAGATGGAAAATGGTTTCAACATATGGTCCTTCAATGGGAAGTTACTATATAGGATACTAAAGGATCATTTCTTTCAG TTTCTTTGGCGTCCAAGACCACCATCTTTCTTGAGTCCTGAAAAGGAGGAAGAGATTGCTAAGAACTTGAAGAAGTATAGCAAGAAGTACGAGGCAGAGGACCAAGATGTGTCCATGCTTTTGAGTGAGCAGGATCGTGAGAAGAGGAGGATGTTAAAGGATGAATGGGACAAGTGGGTCAGTGAATGGAAGCATTTGCATGAAGAAGAAAAGTTGGCGAGGCAAAAGCTACGTGATGGAGAAGCTAGTGACGAAGAAGAGGAATATGAGGACAAGGAAGTTCAGGTTGAGGAGGTGTTGGATATATCGGAGGAGATTGTTTCTTCTGAGTATGAGCAGGTGTGA
- the LOC120004732 gene encoding aspartyl protease family protein At5g10770-like: MASLSRLSFFFHALFVCLCFLVSLEKTTSVSASASIDGRKVAAAESTNHHHTIKVSSIFPSSGCNPSTTKVSKEGSTLKVVHKHGPCSKLHKDKENTPNHSEILKQDQARVDKIRSRIAKNSGLNQLEQTKAANLPAKSGSSLGSGNYLVTVGLGTPAKELSLIFDTGSDLTWTQCEPCVKSCYQQQDPTFDPSQSTTYSNVSCSSTTCSSLSSATGNSPGCSSSTCVYGIQYGDSSFSVGFFGKERLTLTSTDVFNDFYFGCGQNNQGLFGSTAGLLGLGRDKLSLVSQTAQKYNKIFSYCLPSSSSSTGHLTFGGSPSSSAKYTPISTVGSFYGIDFTAISVGGRKLSISSSVFSTAGAIIDSGTVITRLPPAAYSALRTAFRQMMSKYPMAEALSILDTCYDLSKYTTISVPKISLSFNGGAQVDIDARGTLYASSTSQVCLAFAGNTDDTDIAIFGNTQQKTIEVVYDGAGGRVGFAPGVCK; encoded by the exons ATGGCCTCTCTAAGCAGGCTATCATTCTTCTTCCATGCTTTGTTTGTCTGTTTGTGCTTCCTCGTCTCTTTGGAGAAGACCACCTCTGTCTCTGCCTCTGCCTCCATTGATGGAAGAAAAGTTGCAGCTGCAGAGAGTACCAACCACCACCACACCATTAAAGTTAGCTCTATTTTCCCATCCAGTGGCTGCAACCCTTCTACCACCAAAG TCTCCAAAGAAGGATCAACTCTGAAAGTAGTGCACAAGCATGGACCATGCTCCAAACTCCACAAGGACAAAGAAAACACACCAAACCACTCTGAAATTCTTAAACAAGATCAAGCTAGAGTTGACAAAATTCGCTCCAGGATCGCCAAGAACTCCGGCCTCAACCAATTAGAGCAGACGAAGGCCGCAAACCTCCCTGCGAAGTCTGGCAGCAGTCTGGGCTCCGGCAACTACCTAGTCACAGTAGGACTTGGGACCCCAGCAAAGGAGCTTTCCCTCATATTTGATACAGGAAGTGACCTAACTTGGACACAATGTGAGCCTTGTGTGAAGTCTTGCTATCAACAACAAGATCCCACTTTTGACCCTTCTCAGTCCACAACTTATAGCAACGTTTCTTGCTCCTCTACCACCTGTTCTTCCCTATCTTCTGCCACAG GCAACTCACCGGGCTGCTCCTCTTCAACCTGCGTTTATGGCATTCAGTACGGAGACTCCTCATTCTCCGTCGGCTTCTTCGGCAAAGAACGACTTACCTTGACCTCGACTGACGTATTTAATGACTTTTACTTCGGTTGCGGCCAGAATAACCAGGGCCTCTTTGGCAGCACCGCCGGCTTGCTTGGTCTCGGCCGCGACAAGCTCTCATTGGTTTCCCAAACCGCCCAGAAATACAACAAGATCTTCTCCTACTGCCTCCCGTCCAGCAGCAGCTCCACTGGCCACCTTACCTTTGGCGGATCTCCGTCATCCTCCGCCAAATACACGCCGATCTCCACGGTCGGTTCCTTCTACGGCATTGATTTCACCGCCATCAGTGTAGGAGGCCGCAAATTGTCCATCTCGAGCTCAGTCTTCTCCACCGCCGGCGCAATTATCGATTCCGGCACGGTAATCACGCGTCTCCCACCGGCGGCGTACTCGGCGTTGAGGACGGCGTTCCGACAGATGATGTCGAAGTATCCGATGGCGGAGGCACTTTCAATTCTCGACACATGCTACGATTTAAGCAAATATACAACGATTTCGGTGCCAAAGATCAGCTTATCCTTCAACGGCGGAGCACAAGTGGACATCGATGCGAGGGGGACATTGTATGCTAGCAGTACGTCGCAGGTGTGTTTGGCGTTCGCCGGGAACACCGATGATACCGACATAGCAATCTTCGGGAACACACAGCAGAAGACGATAGAAGTGGTGTACGATGGGGCTGGAGGGAGGGTGGGGTTCGCTCCAGGGGTTTGTAAGTAA
- the LOC120006346 gene encoding protein ENHANCED DISEASE RESISTANCE 2-like, which produces MSPLKQKHRSSVADATDKSSRSDYSAKTTTTADWISESIEGGSLAHVDLHNGINGWASPPGNVFSLRSRNYFTKRQKSPTGEYLLSPAGMDWLKSSTKLENVLGRPDSRVALALKKAQARGKSPKSFIFAVNLQVPGKDQHSAVFYFATEDPISSGSLLYRFINGDDAFRNQRFKVVNRIVKGPWIVKKTVGNYSACLLGKALTCNYHRGENYFEIDVDIGSSTIASAILHLTLGYVTSVTIDMGFVVEAQSEEELPERLIGAVRVCQMEMSSAAIVGNVHEPRHRGLGPAKVNDDDDDENR; this is translated from the coding sequence atgagcCCATTGAAGCAGAAACACCGGAGCTCCGTCGCCGACGCCACCGATAAATCTTCCAGATCCGACTACTCCGCCAAAACCACCACAACCGCCGATTGGATTTCTGAATCTATCGAGGGCGGATCCTTGGCCCACGTAGACCTACACAACGGAATCAACGGATGGGCATCACCTCCAGGCAACGTGTTTTCTCTCCGCTCGAGAAATTACTTCACAAAACGGCAAAAATCACCCACCGGTGAGTACCTGCTCTCTCCCGCCGGCATGGACTGGCTCAAGTCGAGTACAAAGCTTGAAAACGTACTCGGTCGCCCGGACAGTCGCGTTGCATTAGCTCTAAAGAAGGCCCAAGCCAGAGGCAAGTCCCCCAAGAGTTTCATTTTCGCCGTTAACCTCCAAGTTCCCGGTAAGGACCAACACAGTGCTGTTTTCTACTTCGCCACGGAGGATCCTATCTCCTCTGGCTCATTACTTTACCGTTTCATCAACGGAGACGACGCGTTCAGGAACCAACGATTCAAGGTCGTGAACCGGATTGTGAAGGGCCCTTGGATCGTGAAGAAGACGGTGGGGAACTACAGTGCGTGCCTGTTAGGTAAGGCCTTGACGTGTAATTACCATAGAGGAGAGAACTATTTTGAAATCGATGTAGATATAGGAAGCTCAACGATCGCGAGCGCTATCTTGCACCTCACATTGGGATACGTAACAAGCGTGACGATAGACATGGGGTTCGTAGTTGAGGCGCAATCGGAGGAGGAGTTACCGGAGAGGTTAATTGGTGCTGTTAGGGTTTGTCAGATGGAGATGTCGTCGGCTGCTATTGTTGGTAATGTCCACGAGCCGCGGCACCGTGGTTTAGGACCTGCTAAGGTTAAtgacgacgacgacgatgaGAATCGTTAA
- the LOC120005350 gene encoding uncharacterized protein LOC120005350 produces MANEQHSLPRPWFLELVPLLVVILIAAHVLALVYWIYRLATDKQPQRRKAH; encoded by the exons ATGGCGAACGAACAACATTCACTTCCTCGTCCATGGTTCCTCGAATTGGTACCGTTGTTGGTGGTCATCCTGATCGCAGCTCACGTGTTAGCTCTG GTTTATTGGATTTATAGACTAGCCACTGATAAACAGCCTCAAAGAAGAAAGGCACACTGA